In Lemur catta isolate mLemCat1 chromosome 1, mLemCat1.pri, whole genome shotgun sequence, one DNA window encodes the following:
- the ICOSLG gene encoding ICOS ligand — protein MWLSPGLLLLLGGLQASVADIQEKEVRAMVGSSVELGCVSPEESSFDLNDLFVYWQISERNTVVTYYLPQNSSRTHVDSHYRDRAWLSPDSMKRGDFSLHLFNITPQDEQKFNCLVFRKSLELKKVLEAVVTLHVAANYSMPVVSTPSSPSQDELMFTCTSTNGYPRPNVYWINKTDNSLLDVALQNSTISLNSRGLYDVVSVLRIGWTPNVNVGCCIENVLLHQNLTVSSQAETFTGTRGKIIEQPGRAHDAPVAIVGVLAGCLVVAAVAVGWMCRKKRCLPGHYTGARAARPVLELAGESASRAQRGPGGPGRCLPQTCKRLSEGRSFPSLLSPETR, from the exons TCCCGGGCTCCTCCTGCTGCTCGGCGGCCTGCAAGCCAGTG TTGCAGATattcaagaaaaagaagtcaGGGCCATGGTGGGCAGCAGCGTGGAGCTCGGCTGCGTGAGCCCGGAGGAAAGCAGTTTCGACTTGAACGACCTTTTCGTTTACTGGCAAATCAGCGAGCGGAACACCGTGGTGACGTACTACCTCCCGCAGAACAGCTCCAGGACCCACGTGGACAGCCACTACAGGGACCGCGCCTGGCTGTCGCCGGACAGCATGAAGCGCGGCGACTTCTCCCTGCATCTGTTCAACATCACCCCCCAGGATGAGCAGAAGTTTAACTGCCTGGTGTTCAGGAAGTCCTTAGAATTAAAAAAGGTTCTGGAAGCCGTGGTCACGCTGCACGTGGCAG caAACTACAGCATGCCCGTCGTGAGCACCCCCAGCAGCCCCTCCCAGGATGAGCTCATGTTCACGTGCACGTCCACGAACGGCTACCCCAGACCAAACGTGTACTGGATCAACAAGACGGACAACAGCCTGCTGGACGTGGCCCTGCAGAACAGCACCATCTCCTTGAACTCCAGGGGCCTGTACGATGTGGTCAGCGTGCTGAGAATCGGGTGGACCCCCAACGTGAACGTCGGGTGCTGCATAGAGAACGTGCTCCTGCACCAGAACCTGACCGTCAGCAGCCAGGCAG AAACTTTCACGGGGACCCGAGGCAAGATCATAGAGCAGCCAGGCCGTGCCCACGATGCACCAGTCGCCATTGTCGGCGTCCTGGCTGGCTGCCTGGTGGTGGCGGCAGTGGCCGTAGGCTGGATGTGCAGGAAGAAAAGGTGTCTCCCCGGACACTACACAG GTGCCCGGGCTGCGCGGCCGGTGCTGGAGCTGGCTGGTGAGTCTGCCTCCCGGGCGCAGCGGGGCCCAGGCGGGCCGGGCCGCTGCCTGCCTCAGACTTGCAAAAGGCTTTCAGAAGGCAGAAGTTTCCCCTCACTGTTGTCTCCAGAGACGCGGTGA